In Alligator mississippiensis isolate rAllMis1 chromosome 10, rAllMis1, whole genome shotgun sequence, one DNA window encodes the following:
- the SELPLG gene encoding P-selectin glycoprotein ligand 1, which translates to MEPRSRLKKHKNKCFNLLLLGYVALMGISVLLGFSSLLRAGSYQLADHLSDNREDRFPATGELQAEGGSLPASQGQRVWKAAGEQGGHLPLLLRRKRGASAKPSSPTAKATASTAPPQIAASTTAESSSTEADITAPELLTCLDSPDCDNATKAPSVTGPQNVSVGSTSVAPTSPVITLTAAPALQTSPHGPEEAETTLSAGTESEANGSAATLVERKGQKQMPPGPQTSTSTTSTEAPMDDADTTEPPDLTTEQPGSALPTSKAGGHEAETTLSASTESEANDSAAVLADKKSKETSTSPPDSPADVSTEAPVDDADTTEPPDLTTEGKPSSFHPTFRAGGFGTTQTALEKSHSPTEDLMGKCLLGILILALVAATFIICTAVLATMLLRQKRAYRRLRHSNTEMVCISSLLPDSEQGANGGRPIPARRMKRLQDNCSEMEGDNLTLSSFLPDH; encoded by the exons TGGAGCCTAGAAGTCGACTTAAAAAACACAAGAACAAATGCTTTAACTTGCTTTTGTTAG GGTACGTGGCTCTAATGGGCATCTCTGTCCTGCTGGGGTTTTCCAGCCTGCTCCGGGCAGGTAGTTATCAGCTGGCGGATCATCTGAGCGACAACCGCGAGGACCGGTTTCCAGCCACGGGGGAGCTGCAAGCAGAGGGGGGCTCCCTGCCGGCCAGCCAGGGCCAACGGGTTTGGAAAGCGGCCGGGGAGCAGGGCGGCCACCTCCCGTTGTTGCTCCGCAGGAAAAGAGGAGCCAGCGCGAAGCCGTCCAGTCCAACCGCCAAGGCCACGGCCTCCACCGCGCCCCCCCAAATTGCTGCTTCTACTACGGCAGAGAGCTCCTCTACTGAAGCAGACATCACGGCTCCTGAACTACTAACGTGTCTCGATTCTCCCGACTGTGACAACGCCACCAAGGCGCCCTCTGTTACTGGACCCCAAAACGTCTCCGTAGGAAGTACCAGCGTGGCACCCACCAGCCCCGTCATTACCTTGACGGCAGCCCCCGCGCTCCAGACCTCCCCCCACGGCCCCGAGGAAGCAGAGACCACGCTTTCTGCCGGCACGGAGAGTGAGGCGAACGGCTCTGCTGCCACGCTGGTGGAAAGGAAGGGGCAGAAGCAAATGCCACCTGGCCCTCAGACAAGCACCTCGACCACCTCCACGGAGGCTCCCATGGATGACGCAGACACTACTGAGCCCCCGGACCTCACGACAGAACAACCTGGTTCTGCTCTTCCCACCAGCAAGGCAGGGGGACACGAAGCAGAGACCACGCTTTCTGCCAGCACGGAGAGCGAGGCGAACGACTCTGCTGCCGTGCTGGCGGACAAGAAGAGCAAGGAGACCTCTACTTCGCCGCCTGACTCTCCGGCAGACGTCTCCACGGAGGCTCCCGTGGACGACGCAGACACTACCGAACCACCGGACCTCACGACAGAGGGCAAGCCTAGCTCTTTCCACCCCACCTTCAGGGCAGGGGGGTTTGGCACTACGCAAACCGCCTTGGAGAAGTCGCACAGTCCTACGGAGGATCTGATGGGAAAATGCCTGTTGGGCATCCTCATCCTGGCCCTCGTCGCCGCCACCTTCATCATCTGCACTGCCGTCCTGGCCACCATGCTGTTACGCCAGAAGCGCGCCTACCGGAGGCTCCGGCACAGCAACACCGAGATGGTGTGCATCTCGTCCCTGCTGCCCGACAGCGAGCAGGGGGCCAACGGAGGGAGACCCATCCCCGCACGGAGGATGAAGAGGCTCCAAGACAACTGCTCGGAGATGGAAGGAGACAACCTGACACTGAGCAGCTTCTTGCCGGACCATTAG